In Bacillota bacterium, a single genomic region encodes these proteins:
- the ilvD gene encoding dihydroxy-acid dehydratase, which produces MRSDIVKKGLERAPHRSLFKAMGYTDAEIAAPLVGIVNAQNEIVPGHIHLDRIVEAVKAGVRMGGGTPIEFPAIAVCDGIAMGHTGMHYSLASRELIADSIETMAVAHGFDALVMVPNCDKVVPGMLMAAGRLNIPTVVVSGGPMLAGRSDRDRMSLSTMFEAVGAVQAGTMTLEELKACEDTACPSCGSCSGMFTANSMNCLIEVLGMGLPGNGTIPAVYAERIRLAKEAGRAVMELLSREIRPRDILTQAAFINALTVDMALGCSTNSMLHLPAIAHEVGIELDLDIANEISARTPNLCRLSPAGPYYIEDLYLAGGVQAVMSELSKKELLNLDLITVSGRTVGENIANAKNLDPEVIRPIDQPHSPTGGIAVLTGNLAPDGCVVKRSAVAPEMLVHTGPARVFNSEEAASQAILGGRINKGDVVVIRYEGPKGGPGMREMLAPTSTLAGMGLDKDVALITDGRFSGATRGASIGHVSPEAAEGGPIALVRDGDLISIDMNACTIELKVSEEELVERKKAWQAPPPKVQHGYLARYARMVSSAKYGAVLK; this is translated from the coding sequence TGGGATACACCGACGCCGAAATTGCAGCTCCGCTGGTTGGCATTGTCAATGCCCAAAATGAAATCGTCCCCGGCCACATTCACCTAGATCGCATCGTCGAGGCGGTCAAAGCGGGAGTAAGGATGGGCGGCGGCACACCCATTGAGTTTCCAGCAATTGCTGTCTGCGATGGAATTGCCATGGGACATACGGGAATGCACTATTCTCTTGCCAGCCGTGAATTGATTGCCGACTCCATCGAGACAATGGCTGTGGCCCATGGATTCGACGCGCTGGTGATGGTTCCCAACTGCGACAAAGTCGTCCCCGGAATGCTGATGGCGGCAGGGCGCCTCAACATACCAACTGTGGTGGTTAGCGGCGGACCGATGCTAGCAGGACGCAGTGACCGCGACCGCATGAGCTTATCGACGATGTTTGAAGCAGTGGGAGCTGTGCAGGCTGGAACCATGACCTTGGAAGAACTGAAAGCGTGTGAGGATACTGCTTGTCCCAGCTGCGGTTCCTGCTCCGGAATGTTTACAGCCAACAGCATGAACTGCCTGATAGAGGTTTTGGGAATGGGATTGCCGGGTAACGGTACCATCCCGGCCGTTTATGCCGAGAGAATTCGCTTGGCCAAGGAAGCTGGAAGAGCGGTAATGGAGCTGCTGTCCCGCGAGATCAGACCTCGGGATATTCTCACCCAAGCAGCATTTATCAATGCCCTCACCGTCGATATGGCTCTCGGCTGCTCGACGAACAGCATGCTTCATCTTCCGGCAATTGCCCACGAGGTAGGAATAGAGCTCGATTTAGACATCGCCAATGAAATCAGCGCCCGCACACCGAATCTCTGCCGACTCAGCCCTGCGGGTCCTTATTATATCGAGGATCTTTACCTAGCTGGCGGAGTGCAGGCAGTAATGAGCGAGCTCAGCAAAAAGGAGCTCCTTAACCTCGATTTGATTACCGTTAGCGGACGCACAGTGGGCGAAAACATCGCCAATGCCAAAAATCTGGATCCGGAAGTGATCCGGCCGATTGATCAACCTCACAGTCCCACCGGCGGAATCGCAGTTTTGACCGGAAATCTTGCTCCCGATGGCTGTGTCGTGAAGCGTTCGGCAGTAGCCCCGGAAATGCTGGTCCACACAGGACCGGCGCGAGTATTTAATTCAGAAGAAGCAGCCAGTCAGGCGATCCTCGGAGGCAGGATCAACAAGGGAGACGTAGTGGTAATTCGCTATGAAGGTCCTAAAGGCGGGCCGGGAATGCGGGAAATGCTTGCTCCCACCTCAACCCTTGCGGGTATGGGTTTAGATAAAGATGTAGCGCTGATCACCGATGGCCGCTTCAGCGGTGCCACCCGAGGAGCATCGATCGGGCATGTCTCGCCGGAAGCGGCTGAAGGCGGACCGATTGCCCTGGTCCGGGATGGTGATTTGATCTCAATCGATATGAACGCCTGCACTATTGAACTAAAAGTCAGCGAGGAGGAATTAGTAGAACGGAAAAAAGCCTGGCAGGCTCCTCCGCCAAAGGTGCAGCACGGCTACTTAGCCAGATACGCCAGGATGGTTAGCTCAGCAAAATATGGAGCGGTATTAAAGTAA
- the ilvB gene encoding biosynthetic-type acetolactate synthase large subunit, producing MLLTGAEILIECLLEQQVDTIFGYPGGAVLNIYDALAKYSDRITHYLPSHEQGAAHAADGYARSTGKVGVCMATSGPGATNLVTGIATAYMDSVPLIAITGNVALPLLGKDSFQEVDITGITMPITKHNFIVKNVEELAGVVRRAFSIAQSGRPGPVLIDIPKDITAQKAEYTRETPKPIERHTKHITSAAVENAVTMLKESSRPFVYVGGGAVQSDAGPELAEFVHRIKAPVASSLMGLGAFPGNDPYFCGLIGMHGTRTSNLCASKCDLLIAIGARFSDRVVSNPKRFAPNARILQIDIDPAEINKNIQTHGYIIGDVKIALQKLLEAMDGEELADTTDWLSQVNEWQSRYPLAYKDGILRPQHIVERVYALTNGEAIITTEVGQNQIWAAQYYHFSRPRTFISSGGLGTMGFGLGAAIGTQIGNPDKTVINIAGDGSFRMNCHELATAVEYELPIIVVILNNRALGMVKQWQDHFYDGRFSQSIIERSTDFVKLAEAYGAVGFNLTRKEDVDEVLTAALNAKRPVVINCEIDPEDKVYPFLPPGAAVDELIVEVSQ from the coding sequence ATGCTGCTGACAGGTGCAGAAATTCTCATTGAATGTTTATTGGAACAGCAGGTAGATACAATCTTCGGATATCCCGGAGGTGCAGTGTTAAATATTTATGACGCTCTTGCCAAGTACTCGGATCGGATTACCCATTATCTGCCTTCCCACGAACAGGGCGCAGCTCACGCAGCTGATGGCTATGCCCGATCCACGGGTAAAGTCGGGGTCTGCATGGCTACCTCCGGTCCTGGCGCTACTAATTTAGTAACCGGCATCGCCACTGCCTATATGGATTCAGTTCCGTTAATTGCCATCACCGGCAACGTGGCTCTGCCGCTTTTGGGCAAGGACAGTTTTCAAGAAGTGGATATCACCGGCATTACCATGCCCATCACCAAGCATAATTTTATTGTCAAAAATGTGGAAGAGCTGGCCGGCGTTGTCCGCAGAGCCTTTTCCATCGCCCAGAGCGGACGGCCCGGACCGGTGCTGATCGACATTCCGAAAGACATTACCGCTCAGAAAGCGGAATACACTAGAGAAACACCAAAGCCGATTGAGCGCCACACAAAGCATATTACTTCGGCAGCAGTTGAGAATGCTGTCACAATGCTGAAAGAAAGCTCGCGTCCCTTCGTTTATGTCGGGGGCGGAGCGGTCCAATCTGATGCCGGACCGGAATTAGCGGAATTTGTGCACAGAATTAAGGCGCCGGTTGCATCCAGCTTAATGGGACTGGGAGCTTTCCCCGGTAACGATCCCTACTTCTGCGGATTAATCGGGATGCATGGAACCAGAACCTCCAACCTCTGCGCCAGTAAATGCGATCTGTTAATTGCCATTGGAGCCAGGTTCAGCGACCGAGTTGTCAGCAATCCCAAGCGGTTTGCGCCTAATGCCAGGATTCTCCAAATTGATATTGATCCCGCTGAGATCAATAAGAATATCCAAACCCACGGCTATATCATCGGGGATGTAAAGATTGCCCTGCAGAAGCTGCTGGAAGCCATGGATGGTGAAGAATTGGCTGATACAACCGACTGGCTGAGTCAGGTTAACGAATGGCAGAGCAGATATCCCCTCGCTTACAAAGACGGGATTCTTCGCCCCCAACACATTGTGGAGCGGGTTTATGCCCTCACAAATGGTGAGGCGATCATCACCACGGAAGTAGGCCAAAACCAAATCTGGGCCGCCCAGTATTACCATTTCAGCAGACCCCGCACCTTTATTTCTTCCGGTGGATTGGGAACCATGGGATTTGGGCTCGGAGCGGCGATCGGGACGCAAATCGGCAATCCGGACAAAACCGTAATCAACATCGCGGGAGATGGCAGTTTCCGCATGAACTGCCATGAGCTGGCCACCGCTGTAGAATACGAGCTGCCGATCATCGTAGTGATCCTCAACAACCGCGCTCTGGGCATGGTGAAGCAGTGGCAGGACCATTTTTATGACGGCCGCTTTTCCCAATCGATCATTGAGCGCAGCACCGACTTTGTTAAGCTCGCTGAAGCCTACGGCGCAGTTGGATTTAACTTAACTCGGAAAGAAGATGTAGACGAAGTGCTCACTGCAGCGCTTAACGCTAAGCGTCCCGTAGTGATCAACTGCGAAATCGATCCGGAAGACAAGGTTTATCCTTTCTTACCTCCCGGAGCTGCTGTAGATGAGCTGATTGTGGAGGTGAGCCAATGA
- the ilvN gene encoding acetolactate synthase small subunit, whose product MKRYVISVLVDNHSGVLSRVAGLFSRRGYNIDSISVGETLDPTVSRMTIVAHGDDAILEQITKQLSKLVDVLKVAILPDDASVYRELVLLKVKADDSTRATISDVIDVFRAKIVDIAPQSMTVEITGDRPKIQALVDLLSPHGILEVVRTGLIGLHRGDQNILTQEEI is encoded by the coding sequence ATGAAGCGCTATGTAATTTCGGTTCTGGTTGACAACCATTCAGGAGTGCTGAGCCGGGTTGCAGGACTGTTCAGCCGGAGAGGCTACAATATCGACAGTATTTCGGTGGGCGAAACACTGGACCCTACCGTCTCCCGGATGACAATCGTTGCCCATGGGGATGACGCAATCCTCGAACAGATTACCAAACAGCTCAGCAAGCTGGTGGATGTCTTAAAAGTAGCGATTCTGCCCGATGATGCATCAGTATACCGGGAACTGGTGCTGCTGAAAGTTAAGGCTGATGACAGCACCCGAGCCACAATCTCTGATGTGATTGATGTGTTCCGGGCAAAAATAGTCGATATCGCGCCGCAGTCCATGACGGTTGAAATTACCGGCGATCGGCCGAAGATTCAGGCTCTTGTGGATCTACTGTCCCCTCATGGAATTCTGGAAGTGGTCCGAACCGGCCTGATCGGACTGCACCGCGGCGATCAAAATATCTTAACACAGGAGGAAATTTAA
- the ilvC gene encoding ketol-acid reductoisomerase, with the protein MAKLYYEHDCDLNLLKDKTVAVIGYGSQGHAHALNLHESGVNVIVGLYEGSKSWQAAEEAGLKVMVSSDAAKAADIIMLLVNDEKQASLYKSSIEPNLTPGKSLAFAHGFNIHYGQIVPPDYVNVFMVAPKGPGHTVRSQYLEGRGVPCLIAVHQDATGSCRELALAYAAGIGGARAGILETTFKEETETDLFGEQAVLCGGVTALIKAGFEVLVEAGYQPESAYFECLHELKLIVDLINEGGLAYMRYSISDTAEYGDYMVGRRIITEDTKDEMRKVLQEVQEGAFARSWLLENQVGRPQFNKMREIEAAHPIEEVGKELRKMMSWLKK; encoded by the coding sequence ATGGCAAAACTTTACTACGAGCATGACTGCGATTTAAATCTGCTGAAAGACAAGACTGTTGCGGTGATTGGCTACGGCTCCCAGGGGCATGCCCATGCCCTCAATCTCCATGAATCAGGCGTTAATGTCATCGTTGGCTTGTATGAGGGCAGCAAATCCTGGCAGGCTGCTGAAGAAGCCGGCCTAAAAGTGATGGTAAGCTCAGATGCGGCCAAAGCCGCTGATATTATCATGCTTTTGGTAAACGATGAAAAGCAGGCTTCCCTCTACAAATCAAGCATTGAGCCTAATCTAACACCTGGCAAGTCATTGGCTTTTGCCCACGGGTTCAATATTCACTACGGTCAGATTGTGCCCCCGGATTATGTCAACGTCTTTATGGTGGCACCCAAAGGTCCGGGACACACTGTCCGCAGCCAGTACCTGGAGGGCAGAGGCGTACCCTGCTTGATTGCAGTTCATCAGGATGCCACCGGCAGCTGCAGAGAACTGGCCTTGGCTTATGCGGCGGGGATCGGCGGTGCTAGAGCCGGAATTCTGGAGACCACATTCAAAGAAGAAACCGAAACCGATCTTTTTGGCGAGCAGGCTGTTTTGTGCGGCGGTGTTACTGCTTTAATCAAAGCCGGCTTCGAGGTACTGGTTGAAGCGGGTTACCAGCCTGAAAGCGCATATTTTGAATGCCTCCATGAACTGAAGTTAATTGTTGACCTCATTAACGAAGGCGGTTTAGCTTACATGCGCTACTCCATCAGTGATACCGCCGAGTATGGGGATTACATGGTCGGTCGGCGGATTATCACCGAAGACACCAAGGACGAAATGCGAAAAGTGCTTCAGGAAGTTCAAGAAGGCGCGTTTGCCCGCAGCTGGCTGCTGGAGAACCAGGTCGGGCGGCCGCAGTTTAATAAGATGCGGGAAATTGAAGCCGCTCATCCGATTGAGGAAGTAGGAAAAGAACTCAGGAAGATGATGAGCTGGCTGAAAAAGTGA
- a CDS encoding 2-isopropylmalate synthase, with amino-acid sequence MAAVIKIFDTTLRDGEQSPGCSMNLQEKLEMARQLEKLQVDVIEAGFAIASPGDLLAVQAVAKEIRECQVASLARALTKDIDAAWEAVKEAASPRIHTFLATSDIHMQYKLRKSPEQVLEQAVEMVKYAKKYCPDVQFSAEDATRSNPEFLFRVIEAVINAGATVINIPDTVGYVTPWEFTELLANIFAKVPNIDQVDVAVHCHNDLGLAVANSLAAVKAGVNQIECTINGIGERAGNAALEEIVMGLVVRRDFYNADTGIDTTQIYRTSRLLSSITGVAVQPNKAIVGANAFAHESGIHQHGVLANKSTYEIMTPAAIGLTENRMVLGKHSGRHAFEDRLFSLGYELSREELDTAFEQFKRLADKKKIVTDLDIEALVQQKTFTIPETYSLKRFVINSGNTITATATVHLDTLDFPKEAVSTGDGPIDAAFRAIDQIVGIEFELDTFTINAVSEGKDAQGEVIVKIAKNGQLYTGRGLSTDIIESSIKAYLNAINKMLDELRYTKRIDADD; translated from the coding sequence ATGGCTGCTGTGATTAAAATCTTTGACACTACTCTCCGGGATGGTGAGCAGTCCCCGGGATGCAGCATGAACCTGCAGGAAAAGCTGGAGATGGCCAGGCAGTTGGAAAAGCTTCAGGTTGATGTAATCGAAGCCGGATTTGCCATCGCCTCTCCCGGCGATCTCCTGGCAGTTCAGGCTGTAGCGAAAGAAATCCGGGAATGCCAAGTTGCCAGCCTGGCCAGGGCTCTGACTAAGGATATCGATGCTGCTTGGGAAGCGGTTAAGGAAGCAGCAAGTCCCAGAATTCACACCTTTCTCGCCACTTCCGACATCCATATGCAGTATAAGCTCCGCAAATCACCTGAGCAGGTTCTGGAACAGGCTGTGGAGATGGTTAAATATGCCAAAAAGTACTGCCCCGATGTGCAGTTTTCGGCAGAAGATGCTACCAGAAGCAATCCGGAGTTTCTGTTCCGGGTAATCGAAGCTGTGATTAATGCGGGGGCTACTGTCATCAATATTCCGGATACAGTCGGCTATGTTACGCCGTGGGAGTTTACGGAGCTGCTTGCGAACATTTTCGCAAAGGTGCCCAATATTGATCAGGTTGATGTGGCAGTCCACTGCCACAATGACCTGGGGCTGGCAGTAGCCAATTCCCTGGCCGCAGTTAAGGCCGGTGTGAACCAAATTGAATGCACCATTAACGGCATCGGCGAGCGGGCGGGCAATGCTGCCCTGGAGGAGATTGTGATGGGCTTAGTGGTCCGCCGTGATTTCTACAATGCTGATACCGGGATCGATACTACCCAAATATACCGGACCAGCCGCTTGCTGAGCTCTATCACCGGTGTTGCGGTGCAGCCCAATAAAGCGATTGTCGGTGCTAATGCTTTTGCTCACGAATCGGGAATTCACCAGCACGGCGTTCTAGCCAACAAAAGCACCTATGAGATTATGACTCCGGCAGCGATCGGATTAACAGAAAACAGAATGGTTTTAGGAAAGCATTCCGGACGCCATGCCTTTGAAGATCGGCTGTTCAGCCTCGGTTATGAGCTGAGCAGGGAAGAACTTGACACTGCCTTTGAGCAGTTTAAGCGCCTCGCCGATAAGAAAAAAATCGTTACTGATCTGGACATCGAAGCCTTGGTGCAGCAGAAAACCTTCACCATTCCGGAGACATACAGCCTTAAACGCTTTGTCATTAACAGCGGCAATACCATCACTGCTACCGCCACGGTCCATTTGGATACCCTCGACTTCCCGAAAGAAGCGGTCTCCACCGGAGATGGTCCTATTGACGCCGCCTTTAGAGCGATCGATCAAATTGTCGGTATCGAGTTTGAGCTCGATACATTTACAATCAATGCTGTGTCCGAGGGTAAAGACGCCCAAGGCGAAGTAATCGTGAAAATTGCTAAGAACGGTCAGCTCTACACTGGCCGGGGTTTAAGCACTGATATTATTGAATCGAGCATTAAGGCCTATCTCAATGCCATCAATAAAATGCTTGACGAATTAAGATACACAAAGAGGATTGATGCCGATGACTGA
- a CDS encoding citramalate synthase, which produces MTDSFRQIQIFDSTLRDGAQAEGISFSVTDKLKIVSALDQLGVSYIEAGNPGSNPKDLEFFSRVSELELKNAKLTAFGSTRRKDISVWDDRNVKSLLTANTPAVAIFGKSWDFHVTDIIQTTLEENLNMIRETLQFFKERGREVIYDAEHFFDGYKHNPEYALQTLEAAVAGGASVLVLCDTNGGTFPMDVYEITKLVVKRFAGNGVDVGIHAHNDGGMAAANSIMAVEAGAVHVQGTINGFGERCGNANLCTIIPNLQLKSGYRCIPPEQMEKLTLTARTIAEIANVQFNERDPYVGKSAFAHKGGMHIDGVNKASRSFEHIDPKLIGNERRLLMSEVAGRSTILAKLQTVDPSLTKDSVETEELINKLKELEHEGYQFEGAESSFRLLVRKHLGKYRPFFNLIYFRIIGDSNINGSCSSSAMVKLEVDGQEEITAADGAGPVHALDRALRKALEVFYPELKKVHLTDYKVRVLDTKTATASKVRVLIDSTDGTDSWTTVGVSTDIIEASWIALVDSMEHKLLKDMEEKMRIYM; this is translated from the coding sequence ATGACTGACAGTTTTAGACAGATTCAGATCTTTGACTCTACCTTAAGAGACGGTGCCCAGGCGGAAGGCATCTCCTTTTCCGTCACTGACAAGTTAAAAATTGTCTCTGCCTTGGATCAGCTGGGTGTAAGCTACATTGAGGCGGGAAACCCGGGCTCAAACCCCAAAGACTTGGAATTCTTTTCCAGGGTCAGCGAGCTGGAACTTAAAAATGCCAAGCTTACCGCTTTTGGCAGCACCCGGCGCAAAGACATCTCGGTCTGGGATGACCGCAATGTAAAATCTCTGCTGACCGCCAATACTCCGGCAGTTGCCATCTTTGGTAAGAGCTGGGACTTCCACGTCACCGACATCATTCAAACCACCCTGGAAGAAAACTTGAACATGATTCGGGAAACGCTCCAGTTTTTTAAAGAGCGCGGCAGAGAGGTTATCTACGACGCAGAGCATTTTTTTGACGGCTACAAGCACAATCCTGAATATGCGCTGCAGACACTTGAAGCCGCAGTGGCAGGTGGTGCCTCGGTTCTGGTTCTCTGCGACACCAACGGCGGCACATTCCCAATGGATGTCTATGAAATTACTAAGCTTGTAGTTAAAAGATTCGCTGGAAATGGCGTAGATGTAGGTATTCACGCCCACAATGACGGTGGAATGGCTGCGGCCAACTCCATCATGGCTGTAGAGGCCGGCGCAGTCCATGTTCAGGGTACAATCAACGGCTTTGGCGAGCGGTGCGGCAACGCTAATCTGTGCACCATTATCCCGAATCTGCAGCTGAAATCCGGGTATCGGTGCATTCCACCGGAGCAGATGGAAAAACTTACCCTCACCGCCCGCACGATCGCTGAAATCGCCAATGTCCAATTTAATGAGCGGGATCCCTATGTAGGCAAAAGTGCCTTTGCCCACAAAGGCGGCATGCACATCGACGGAGTCAACAAAGCCTCCCGCTCCTTTGAGCATATTGATCCCAAGCTGATCGGCAACGAGCGCCGCCTGCTCATGTCTGAGGTAGCAGGGCGCAGCACCATTCTTGCCAAACTGCAGACAGTGGATCCTTCCCTGACTAAAGATTCGGTGGAAACGGAAGAGCTGATCAATAAGCTCAAAGAACTGGAGCACGAGGGCTATCAATTTGAAGGCGCAGAAAGCAGCTTTAGACTCTTGGTCCGCAAGCACCTCGGCAAATACCGTCCCTTCTTCAATCTAATCTACTTTAGGATTATCGGGGACAGCAATATCAACGGCAGCTGCAGCTCCAGTGCCATGGTAAAGCTGGAAGTAGATGGACAGGAAGAAATCACTGCTGCTGACGGAGCGGGACCGGTCCACGCACTCGATCGTGCTCTAAGGAAAGCTTTAGAAGTGTTCTATCCGGAACTGAAGAAAGTTCATTTAACCGACTATAAAGTGCGGGTTCTGGATACCAAGACTGCTACTGCATCTAAAGTGCGGGTATTAATTGATTCGACTGACGGCACCGATTCCTGGACCACTGTGGGTGTTTCCACGGACATTATTGAAGCAAGCTGGATTGCTCTAGTGGACTCAATGGAGCACAAGCTGCTGAAGGATATGGAAGAAAAGATGCGCATTTATATGTAA
- the leuC gene encoding 3-isopropylmalate dehydratase large subunit has product MAMTMTQKILAAHAGLSEVKAGQLIMADLDLVLGNDITTPVAVNEFRKMGFDQVFDKQKIAIVPDHFTPNKDIKAAEQCKYIREFAHEKEIENYFEVGEMGIEHALIPEKGLAVPGDVIIGADSHTCTYGALGAFSTGIGSTDMAAAMATGKAWFKVPAAIKFTLTGKPGKWVSGKDIILHIIGLIGVDGALYRSMEFVGDGIAHLSMDSRFTMANMAIEAGAKNGIFPVDDKTLAYVKEHSTRPCTVYEADPDAEYEAEYTIDLSKVRPTLAFPHLPDNTRTIDEVGDIKIDQVVIGSCTNGRIEDIRTAAGILKGRKIATGVRVIVFPATQKIYLQALREGLIEQLIEAGAVVSTPTCGPCLGGHMGILAAGERAVATTNRNFVGRMGHPESEVYLASPAVAAASALTGRITSPEEIADLEVVS; this is encoded by the coding sequence ATGGCAATGACCATGACGCAGAAGATATTGGCTGCGCACGCTGGTCTTTCGGAAGTTAAAGCCGGGCAGTTAATCATGGCCGATCTTGATCTGGTGCTCGGCAACGACATTACAACGCCCGTGGCGGTGAATGAGTTTCGCAAAATGGGCTTTGATCAAGTGTTTGATAAACAAAAAATCGCAATCGTTCCGGATCATTTTACTCCGAATAAGGATATTAAAGCTGCGGAGCAGTGCAAATACATCCGAGAATTTGCCCATGAGAAAGAGATCGAGAACTATTTTGAAGTCGGTGAAATGGGCATTGAGCACGCCCTGATACCCGAAAAAGGCCTGGCAGTTCCGGGCGATGTTATTATCGGCGCTGATTCCCACACCTGCACTTATGGTGCCTTAGGCGCTTTTTCAACAGGAATCGGCAGTACGGATATGGCTGCCGCGATGGCCACGGGCAAAGCCTGGTTTAAAGTGCCGGCAGCAATCAAGTTTACACTCACCGGCAAACCCGGAAAATGGGTCAGCGGCAAGGATATTATTCTCCACATCATCGGCCTGATCGGTGTTGACGGCGCCCTCTACCGCTCCATGGAGTTTGTGGGTGATGGTATTGCTCATTTATCCATGGATTCTAGGTTTACCATGGCTAACATGGCCATTGAAGCAGGAGCTAAAAACGGTATTTTCCCGGTAGATGACAAGACTTTGGCCTATGTCAAGGAACATTCTACCAGACCGTGTACAGTTTATGAGGCTGATCCTGACGCTGAATATGAAGCGGAATACACCATTGATTTAAGCAAGGTGCGTCCTACCCTGGCGTTTCCCCACCTTCCTGATAATACCCGCACCATTGATGAGGTTGGGGATATCAAAATCGATCAGGTAGTAATCGGTTCCTGCACCAATGGACGCATCGAAGATATTAGGACTGCAGCTGGAATTCTAAAAGGCAGGAAAATCGCCACAGGAGTGCGGGTAATTGTGTTCCCGGCTACCCAGAAGATCTATCTCCAAGCGCTGCGGGAAGGGCTGATCGAACAGCTGATCGAAGCCGGCGCTGTAGTCAGCACGCCCACCTGCGGTCCATGTCTGGGCGGACATATGGGCATTTTGGCTGCTGGAGAGCGGGCTGTGGCCACTACCAACCGCAATTTCGTTGGGCGCATGGGCCACCCCGAATCGGAGGTCTATCTGGCCAGCCCGGCAGTAGCTGCTGCTTCTGCCCTTACCGGCAGAATCACCAGTCCGGAGGAAATCGCTGACTTGGAGGTGGTTTCATGA
- the leuD gene encoding 3-isopropylmalate dehydratase small subunit — protein MNVKGAVFKYGDNVDTDVIIPARYLNTSDPQELAQHCMEDIDKAFIQKVQAGDIIVAGKNFGCGSSREHAPLAIKAAGISVVIAATFARIFYRNSLNIGLPILECLEAVEKVQAGDVLAVDFNTGEIVNQTRGETYRAEPFPEFMQDLIAAGGLLRYIKEQKE, from the coding sequence ATGAATGTCAAAGGCGCAGTTTTTAAATACGGTGACAATGTTGATACTGATGTAATTATCCCGGCTCGGTATTTAAACACCTCTGACCCGCAGGAGCTGGCGCAGCACTGCATGGAGGACATTGACAAAGCGTTTATTCAAAAAGTTCAGGCAGGAGATATTATCGTAGCCGGAAAGAACTTTGGCTGCGGCTCATCGAGGGAGCACGCGCCCCTAGCAATCAAAGCAGCAGGTATTTCGGTCGTAATCGCCGCTACCTTTGCCCGCATCTTTTACCGCAACTCGCTCAACATCGGACTGCCGATTTTGGAATGTCTCGAGGCCGTCGAGAAAGTTCAAGCAGGCGATGTCCTGGCTGTAGATTTTAATACCGGCGAAATCGTCAACCAAACCCGCGGTGAAACTTACCGGGCGGAGCCATTTCCTGAGTTTATGCAGGATTTGATCGCAGCGGGTGGTTTGCTGCGCTATATCAAAGAGCAGAAGGAGTAG